In a single window of the Acyrthosiphon pisum isolate AL4f chromosome X, pea_aphid_22Mar2018_4r6ur, whole genome shotgun sequence genome:
- the LOC100160090 gene encoding serine palmitoyltransferase 2 isoform X2 yields MASVLNKSYLDRPKLKGSPEKKITHDMEESYEKRPLYTSVMACLGFYFLIFIGLINHIVFTPKVTTEKNRKGYPPLYNKFDSIYLRYVYRRVKDCFNRVVCGVPGAKIDIMDRVTHDSCWSFELLDTKSTFLNLGSYNYLGFAQNEGPCADDTKDIIKKYGWAVNSSRQELGTNNLHLELEQLIAAFLGVDDAIVFDVIHLEQLIRQNIVSGQPKTQKPWEKIFIVTEGIFSMEGSITNLPDIIAIKKKYKVYLYVDEAHSIGALGPNGRGIFDYYNCCPKDVDILMGTFSKSFGSAGGYIAGSKDLIDYLRVNSHASCYATSMAPPVAQVIITSMSMIMGRKYGEEGRKRIIQLASNVKYFRRKLKALGCVVYGNDNSPVIPMLVYMISKVGATVREFNKFNIATVGVGFPATPLLEGRIRFCMSAALTKEQLDEVLVATEKIINKLGLRYSKKPIFNEEILYENPY; encoded by the exons ATGGCCTCAGTGCTAAATAAATCATACCTAGATCGTCCGAAGTTAAAAGGATCTCCAGAAAAG aaaataacTCATGATATGGAAGAATCATATGAAAAGAGGCCTTTATATACATCAGTTATGGCATGTttgggattttattttttgatttttattggaTTGATAAATCATATTGTTTTTACTCCCAAAGTAACTACTGAAAAAAATCGCaag ggATATCCACCACTGTACAATAAATTTGATAGCATATATTTGAGATATGTATATCGGCGTGTTAAAGACTGTTTTAATCGAGTAGTTTGTGGTGTACCAGGTGCAAAGATTGATATCATGGATAGGGTAACTCATGACAGTTGTTGGTCATTTga GCTTCTGGACACAAAATCTACTTTTCTAAATTTaggttcatataattatttaggttttgCTCAAAATGAAGGTCCGTGTGCAGATGATACAAAAGACATAATTAAGAAATATGGTTGGGCAGTCAATAGTTCACGTCAAGAACTTGGAACTAACAATCTTCATTTAGAGCTCGAACAACTAATAGCTGCATTCTTAGGTGTTGATGATGCTATAGTATTTG atgtaATACATTTAGAACAATTAATAcgacaaaatattgtttctggTCAACCGAAAACCCAAAAACCttgggaaaaaatatttattgtaactgAAGGCATTTTTAGCATGGAAGGATCAATTACAAATCTTCCAGATATAattgccattaaaaaaaaatacaaa gtTTATTTATATGTTGATGAGGCTCATAGTATTGGAGCCTTAGGACCAAATGGCCGAGGTATATTCGATTATTATAACTGCTGTCCAAAAGATGTTGATATATTAATGGGCACGTTTAGTAAATCGTTTGGTTCAGCTGGAGGGTATATAGCTGGCagtaaa GATTTAATTGACTATTTGAGAGTAAATAGTCATGCTTCATGTTATGCTACATCTATGGCACCACCTGTAGCTCAAGTAATCATAACATCTATGTCGATGATAATGGGAAGAAAATATGGAGAAGAGGGTAGAAAACGAATTATCCAACTAGCAAGCAATGTCAAATATTTCCGAAGGAAACTTAAGGCCTTGGGTTGTGTAGTATATGGAAATGACAACTCTCCTGTTATTCCTATGTTGGTGTATATGATATCTAAAGTtgg GGCAACGGTTAGAGagttcaataaatttaatatagctACCGTTGGTGTTGGTTTTCCAGCTACTCCATTACTTGAAGGAAGAATTCGTTTTTGTATGTCAGCTGCATTGACAAAGGAACAACTTGAtgaa GTTCTGGTTGCcacggaaaaaataataaataaactgggTTTGCGCTATtctaaaaaaccaattttcaatGAAGAAATACTATACGAGAAcccatattaa
- the LOC100160090 gene encoding serine palmitoyltransferase 2 isoform X1: MASVLNKSYLDRPKLKGSPEKKITHDMEESYEKRPLYTSVMACLGFYFLIFIGLINHIVFTPKVTTEKNRKGYPPLYNKFDSIYLRYVYRRVKDCFNRVVCGVPGAKIDIMDRVTHDSCWSFELLDTKSTFLNLGSYNYLGFAQNEGPCADDTKDIIKKYGWAVNSSRQELGTNNLHLELEQLIAAFLGVDDAIVFGMGFATNSLNLPSIINSECLVLSDACNHASIILGIRLSGATSVVYKHNDVIHLEQLIRQNIVSGQPKTQKPWEKIFIVTEGIFSMEGSITNLPDIIAIKKKYKVYLYVDEAHSIGALGPNGRGIFDYYNCCPKDVDILMGTFSKSFGSAGGYIAGSKDLIDYLRVNSHASCYATSMAPPVAQVIITSMSMIMGRKYGEEGRKRIIQLASNVKYFRRKLKALGCVVYGNDNSPVIPMLVYMISKVGATVREFNKFNIATVGVGFPATPLLEGRIRFCMSAALTKEQLDEVLVATEKIINKLGLRYSKKPIFNEEILYENPY, from the exons ATGGCCTCAGTGCTAAATAAATCATACCTAGATCGTCCGAAGTTAAAAGGATCTCCAGAAAAG aaaataacTCATGATATGGAAGAATCATATGAAAAGAGGCCTTTATATACATCAGTTATGGCATGTttgggattttattttttgatttttattggaTTGATAAATCATATTGTTTTTACTCCCAAAGTAACTACTGAAAAAAATCGCaag ggATATCCACCACTGTACAATAAATTTGATAGCATATATTTGAGATATGTATATCGGCGTGTTAAAGACTGTTTTAATCGAGTAGTTTGTGGTGTACCAGGTGCAAAGATTGATATCATGGATAGGGTAACTCATGACAGTTGTTGGTCATTTga GCTTCTGGACACAAAATCTACTTTTCTAAATTTaggttcatataattatttaggttttgCTCAAAATGAAGGTCCGTGTGCAGATGATACAAAAGACATAATTAAGAAATATGGTTGGGCAGTCAATAGTTCACGTCAAGAACTTGGAACTAACAATCTTCATTTAGAGCTCGAACAACTAATAGCTGCATTCTTAGGTGTTGATGATGCTATAGTATTTGGTATGGGATTTGCCACTAATTCTCTGAATTTACCTTCCATCATAAATTCTGAATGCTTAGTACTAAGTGATGCATGTAATCATGCGTCTATTATTTTGGGGATACGACTGTCAGGAGCCACATCTGTAGTGTATAAGCATAATG atgtaATACATTTAGAACAATTAATAcgacaaaatattgtttctggTCAACCGAAAACCCAAAAACCttgggaaaaaatatttattgtaactgAAGGCATTTTTAGCATGGAAGGATCAATTACAAATCTTCCAGATATAattgccattaaaaaaaaatacaaa gtTTATTTATATGTTGATGAGGCTCATAGTATTGGAGCCTTAGGACCAAATGGCCGAGGTATATTCGATTATTATAACTGCTGTCCAAAAGATGTTGATATATTAATGGGCACGTTTAGTAAATCGTTTGGTTCAGCTGGAGGGTATATAGCTGGCagtaaa GATTTAATTGACTATTTGAGAGTAAATAGTCATGCTTCATGTTATGCTACATCTATGGCACCACCTGTAGCTCAAGTAATCATAACATCTATGTCGATGATAATGGGAAGAAAATATGGAGAAGAGGGTAGAAAACGAATTATCCAACTAGCAAGCAATGTCAAATATTTCCGAAGGAAACTTAAGGCCTTGGGTTGTGTAGTATATGGAAATGACAACTCTCCTGTTATTCCTATGTTGGTGTATATGATATCTAAAGTtgg GGCAACGGTTAGAGagttcaataaatttaatatagctACCGTTGGTGTTGGTTTTCCAGCTACTCCATTACTTGAAGGAAGAATTCGTTTTTGTATGTCAGCTGCATTGACAAAGGAACAACTTGAtgaa GTTCTGGTTGCcacggaaaaaataataaataaactgggTTTGCGCTATtctaaaaaaccaattttcaatGAAGAAATACTATACGAGAAcccatattaa
- the LOC100568705 gene encoding E3 SUMO-protein ligase PIAS1-like — protein MSKPSSYVFVDIEYIQQVVYDLRLDELQQILGDVKQNQSGSIQVLRQRVLSLLTDPKLKIIDFKQKILKVYNARLHQNQQPQQPPQQFLQAPRNNLQIHSQSYTSPRPYPTQSVIETPSPAIQFEHLPFFKTIQTLLKPVYCQNKIDTASLTGIIYLTENIRRAILSSWNAARQEFKIQVILRLVQVGANENDTERLPYNIVVFVNDDECKLPPLNYPTIMGIAPWRRNIPIDITRQVNLKNCGKNILKITWAKEKYKFMAGVFVAHRLTWNDLLEELKKRPKRASDKTKELIKKSMVNDADMGVESIIATVMDPLTKLRMKLPARGVDCIHLQCFDAIQFLQMNEQKAKWKCPLCNKKMKFENIEVDEFFLNIVLSPVLSEECENVLLLKDGTWCNEKNKEFSNNSGTNDCGSTKNIEVLTLSDHDDDNDAIIPKPKRSKYNPSKVGESEHGIKTEDLSDEPINGGRSRPLIPLIDSISTSNNVSLPNISISGSNNCVAGISGSSRNNRHQEKDNSRSVLCVITLD, from the coding sequence gtgGATATTGAATACATTCAACAGGTGGTATATGATTTAAGACTAGATGAACTACAGCAAATTTTAGGAGATGTTAAGCAGAACCAATCTGGTAGCATACAAGTGTTACGCCAACGTGTTTTAAGCTTGTTAACTGAtcctaaactaaaaataatagacttcaaacaaaaaattttaaaagtctaTAACGCTAGACTACATCAAAACCAACAACCTCAACAACCACCACAACAATTTTTACAAGCACCTCGAAACAACCTTCAAATTCATAGCCAATCTTATACATCACCAAGACCATATCCTACACAATCTGTTATTGAAACCCCAAGTCCagctatacaatttgaacaCTTACCATTCTTTAAGACGATACAAACATTATTAAAGCCTGTGTACTGCCAGAATAAAATTGATACTGCCAGCTTAACTGGGATAATTTATCTAACAGAAAATATTAGACGTGCTATTCTTAGTTCATGGAATGCTGCTAGacaagaatttaaaattcaagtAATTTTAAGATTAGTACAAGTCGGAGCTAATGAAAATGATACTGAACGTTTACCTTACAATATCGTAGTTTTTGTAAATGATGATGAATGTAAGTTACCTCCATTAAACTACCCTACAATAATGGGCATTGCTCCATGGAGGCGCAATATTCCTATAGATATCACTCGACaagtgaatttaaaaaattgtggaaaaaacatattaaaaattacatgggcaaaagaaaaatacaaatttatggcTGGTGTTTTTGTGGCCCACAGATTGACTTGGAATGATCTGCTTGAAGAACTTAAAAAAAGACCCAAACGTGCCTCTGATAAAACTAAAGAactcattaaaaaatctatGGTAAATGATGCTGATATGGGTGTAGAATCTATAATTGCTACTGTTATGGATCCATTAACTAAATTAAGAATGAAACTTCCTGCTCGAGGTGTAGACTGTATACATTTACAGTGTTTCGatgcaatacaatttttacagaTGAATGAACAAAAGGCAAAATGGAAATGCccattatgtaataaaaaaatgaaatttgaaaacattgaagttgatgagttttttttaaatatcgttcTAAGTCCAGTTTTAAGCGAAGAATGTGAAAATGTTCTTTTATTAAAAGATGGGACATggtgtaatgaaaaaaataaagaattttcaAACAATTCTGGAACAAATGACTGTGGatctacaaaaaatatagaagtACTTACATTATCAGATcatgatgatgataatgatgcGATTATTCCAAAACCAAAACGTTCCAAGTATAATCCATCAAAAGTGGGAGAATCTGAACATGGTATAAAAACTGAAGACCTAAGTGACGAACCTATTAATGGTGGTAGATCACGCCCATTAATACCATTAATAGATTCAATCTCTACGTCAAATAATGTTTCCCTTCCAAACATTTCAATCTCAGGGTCCAATAACTGTGTAGCTGGTATTTCTGGGAGTAGTAGAAATAATAGACATCAAGAAAAAGATAATTCAAGATCGGTTTTATGTGTTATAACAttagattaa